One region of Ignavibacteriota bacterium genomic DNA includes:
- the ssb gene encoding single-stranded DNA-binding protein, with amino-acid sequence MADLKMPEINSVIIAGNLTRDPVYRKTSSGTPVVNFSVAMNKKYRDAIGKWQEEVCYIGIVAWNRLADSCFNRLKKGSPVLIDGELQSHYFKSENGNGRTVVEVKARRIQFLSKRMLNGEQFSPDGQIEEEPTVVEDDTFERFLSHEELQLLHETSPSGGSMPNELSQNTETIHL; translated from the coding sequence ATGGCAGACTTAAAAATGCCGGAAATAAACTCGGTTATCATTGCCGGGAATCTTACGCGAGACCCGGTTTATCGGAAAACAAGTAGCGGCACTCCGGTCGTGAACTTCTCTGTTGCAATGAATAAAAAATATCGTGATGCAATCGGGAAGTGGCAGGAAGAAGTGTGTTACATCGGCATCGTCGCATGGAACAGGCTTGCTGACAGTTGTTTCAACCGGTTGAAAAAAGGAAGCCCGGTTCTTATTGATGGTGAGTTACAAAGTCACTACTTCAAGTCAGAGAACGGCAACGGAAGAACCGTCGTCGAAGTGAAAGCACGACGTATTCAGTTTCTCAGTAAACGAATGTTGAATGGAGAACAATTCAGCCCCGACGGACAGATTGAAGAAGAACCGACGGTGGTGGAAGACGATACGTTCGAACGTTTTCTCTCGCACGAAGAATTGCAACTCTTGCATGAAACCTCACCAAGCGGAGGTTCAATGCCGAATGAGTTATCACAAAACACAGAAACTATACATCTATAA
- the rpsF gene encoding 30S ribosomal protein S6, with protein MEETKRLYETTFIVNASLEDPQIEAIIARIQEVITKNAGEVVAINRWGRKRMMYQIKKKNSGYYVNIEFNAPTTIVKALEHVYMLDEHIIRYLTIKVEKKALQARAQAALRKEEEDSLLLEIPTIEELKEPLFDDEPVII; from the coding sequence ATGGAAGAAACAAAACGTCTCTACGAGACAACCTTTATCGTTAACGCTTCACTCGAAGACCCGCAGATCGAAGCAATCATCGCACGCATTCAGGAAGTTATCACCAAGAATGCAGGCGAGGTTGTCGCAATCAACCGCTGGGGTCGGAAGCGTATGATGTATCAAATCAAAAAGAAGAACAGCGGTTACTACGTCAACATCGAGTTCAATGCACCGACAACAATCGTGAAAGCGCTTGAACACGTGTATATGCTCGATGAACATATCATTCGTTACCTCACCATCAAAGTTGAAAAGAAAGCGCTTCAGGCTCGCGCGCAAGCGGCATTGCGAAAAGAAGAAGAAGATTCTCTCTTGTTGGAAATTCCGACAATTGAAGAATTAAAAGAACCACTTTTCGATGATGAACCGGTCATTATCTAA
- a CDS encoding aminoacyl-tRNA hydrolase, which translates to MYLIIGLGNPGLEYDGTRHNIGFAVVDAVAAQLGLSFKKGLGDYQIAISKLVSSGLILVKPTTYMNRSGQAVKTVMKQYIIEPVNIVVVTDDFHLPLGSVRLRQKGSAGGHNGLTSVIEHLGTNEFARIRCGIESSAMPKDKEKITEFVLGRFRKSEQAEVKAMIDLARDAAIVAMTEGFHKAMNKFNSRE; encoded by the coding sequence GTGTATCTCATCATCGGACTTGGGAATCCGGGACTGGAATACGATGGAACACGACACAATATCGGGTTTGCAGTTGTTGATGCAGTTGCCGCTCAGTTAGGTCTTAGTTTCAAAAAAGGCTTGGGTGATTATCAGATAGCGATTTCTAAATTGGTCAGTTCGGGGTTGATACTTGTGAAGCCAACGACTTATATGAATCGCTCAGGACAAGCGGTGAAAACCGTGATGAAACAATACATCATTGAACCAGTGAATATCGTTGTGGTAACTGATGATTTTCATTTGCCGTTAGGTTCTGTTCGTTTACGACAGAAGGGGAGCGCAGGCGGACACAACGGATTAACGTCGGTTATTGAACATTTAGGGACAAACGAATTTGCCCGAATACGGTGTGGCATCGAGAGTTCTGCGATGCCGAAAGACAAAGAGAAAATAACAGAGTTTGTGCTTGGTCGTTTTCGTAAAAGCGAACAGGCAGAAGTAAAAGCAATGATTGACCTCGCACGTGATGCGGCAATAGTTGCTATGACAGAAGGCTTTCACAAAGCCATGAATAAGTTTAACTCAAGAGAGTAA
- a CDS encoding 50S ribosomal protein L25, producing the protein MREITLQAEVRNEIAKGLFALRQQGKVPGVFYIVGEQNIPIAVTEKNLKPVVYTSEAQIVNLQLSNGVTKQCILRDVQYDALTEKPIHFDLQGLREDRKITLEIPIVVTGQTPVGVRDGGLLQHFVHKLRVSALPKDIPNHIEIVGTDLKINHFVHVSDLKLENVTVLEHATLALVGVVPPTVEKEATPAAEEAVEPEVIAKGKKPEEEGAEGDKKAEGGAKAEAKK; encoded by the coding sequence ATGCGTGAGATAACATTACAAGCAGAAGTACGAAATGAAATAGCAAAGGGATTGTTTGCTTTGCGACAGCAGGGAAAAGTTCCGGGCGTATTTTATATTGTCGGCGAACAAAATATCCCGATAGCAGTGACAGAGAAAAATCTGAAGCCGGTCGTTTATACGTCGGAAGCACAGATTGTGAATCTTCAACTCAGCAATGGTGTAACGAAGCAGTGTATTCTTCGCGACGTTCAGTATGATGCGTTGACGGAGAAGCCGATTCATTTCGATTTACAGGGATTACGCGAAGACAGAAAAATCACTTTAGAAATTCCGATTGTTGTTACCGGTCAGACGCCTGTCGGTGTTCGCGACGGCGGATTGCTTCAACACTTCGTTCATAAACTGAGAGTCTCGGCGTTACCGAAAGATATTCCGAATCATATTGAAATTGTCGGAACGGATTTAAAGATCAATCATTTTGTTCACGTCAGTGATTTGAAATTGGAGAATGTCACGGTTCTTGAACATGCAACCTTAGCGCTCGTTGGCGTTGTGCCTCCGACGGTTGAAAAAGAAGCAACACCTGCGGCAGAAGAAGCGGTTGAACCGGAAGTCATCGCTAAAGGCAAGAAACCTGAAGAAGAAGGCGCTGAGGGCGATAAGAAAGCCGAAGGCGGCGCAAAGGCTGAAGCAAAGAAGTAA
- a CDS encoding ribose-phosphate pyrophosphokinase → MMPELKVFAGRSNASLAEKIALFAELPLGQVEFKTFSDGEIWMKYIANIRGDDVFIIQTTNPPAENMMELLIMIDAAKRASARRVTAVIPYFGYARQDRKDQPRVSITAKLVANLITKAGADRIITMDLHAPQIQGFFDIPVDHLYSSAVMVPFFIEMKIPDLTVVSPDVGGIKMARAYAKRLSADLVVIDKRRPVQNVAEVMNIIGSVKERNILLVDDLIDTAGTFCNAVEALKNAGAKDVYGACTHPILSGPAIERLEQSVVKTVFVTDSIMLNHSVAQCEKIKVLSVAQLFAEAIRRAYEHKSISSLFDVDKG, encoded by the coding sequence ATAATGCCTGAATTGAAAGTTTTTGCCGGACGCTCGAACGCTTCTCTTGCGGAGAAAATCGCGCTTTTTGCAGAACTTCCTCTTGGTCAGGTCGAGTTTAAGACCTTTAGCGACGGTGAAATCTGGATGAAGTACATCGCGAACATTCGCGGCGATGATGTGTTTATCATCCAGACAACAAATCCACCCGCAGAGAACATGATGGAATTACTTATCATGATTGATGCGGCGAAACGTGCTTCGGCAAGAAGGGTAACGGCGGTCATTCCGTATTTCGGGTATGCCCGACAGGATAGGAAAGACCAGCCGCGTGTTTCAATCACCGCAAAGCTCGTTGCGAACCTGATAACGAAAGCGGGCGCAGATAGAATCATTACGATGGATTTACATGCTCCGCAGATTCAGGGTTTCTTTGATATCCCGGTTGACCATTTGTATTCATCGGCAGTGATGGTCCCGTTTTTTATAGAGATGAAAATTCCTGACCTGACGGTTGTATCTCCTGATGTCGGTGGAATTAAAATGGCACGAGCGTATGCGAAGCGATTGAGTGCGGATTTAGTTGTAATTGATAAGCGACGACCTGTTCAGAACGTCGCGGAAGTTATGAATATCATCGGCAGTGTAAAAGAACGAAATATTTTACTTGTGGATGATTTGATTGATACGGCAGGAACATTTTGCAATGCAGTAGAAGCATTGAAGAATGCCGGTGCGAAGGATGTGTATGGCGCTTGTACGCATCCGATACTTTCTGGACCCGCAATCGAGCGGCTCGAACAAAGCGTAGTGAAAACAGTGTTCGTTACCGATTCTATCATGTTGAATCATTCCGTAGCACAGTGTGAAAAAATTAAAGTTCTTTCGGTAGCCCAGTTGTTTGCAGAAGCAATCAGGCGGGCTTATGAACACAAATCTATCAGTTCATTATTTGATGTAGATAAAGGATAA